The genomic DNA GCTGATCGGTCTGGCCGACCAGGTGGTGGACGTGACCGCGACCGGCACCACGTTGCGCGAGAACCGGCTGCGTGTGGTCGAGGAGGTGGCGGTCTCCACGGCGCGGTTCGTGGCGAACACCGCCTCGCTGCGGACGCGCGGCGAGGCTATGGTGGAGCTGGCTTCGGCGTTGGAGGCGGCGCTGCCGCTAGAATAGGCGGGGCGGGGCGCCGGCACGTCCCGTGGCCGCAGGTCCCGAGAAGGGGAACCGAGTGAAGCTGATGCGACGGATCGAGCTTGCCCGCGGGGAACGCGTCGACGAGCGCCGGCTCGGGCGCAGCGGGGGGATCGACGCCGAGGTGCTCAACGTGGCCTCGCGGATAGTCGAGGACGTTCGCGCCCGTGGCGACGCGGCGTTGCGCGAGTACACCGCCACGTTCGACAAGGCGGAGTTGACCGGGCTGAGGGTGCCCGACGAGGAGATCGAGGCCGCGCTGGCCTTCGTCGGAGACGAGTTCGTGGGGGCCATCGGGGCGGCGGCGGTCGCGATCGAGGACTTCCACCGGCGGCAGGTGCCGCAGTCGTGGTTCACGACCGACGGCGGCGTCTTCCTCGGCCAGAAGGTCACCCCGATCGAGCGGGTGGGCATCTACGTCCCCGGCGGGCGCGCCTGCTACCCGAGCTCGGTGCTGATGAACGCCCTCCCCGCCGTGGTGGCGGGCGTGGACGAGATCGTGATGGTCGTCCCGCCGGACGCGGACGGGTCGGTGAACCCCTTCACGCTGGCGGCGGCGGTGGAGGCCGGCGTGGACGAGATATACCGCGTCGGCGGCGCCCAGGCGGTGGCGGCCCTCGCGTTCGGCACCGAGAGCATCCGGCGAGTGGACAAGATCGTCGGTCCCGGCAACGCGTACGTGACCGCGGCCAAGAAGCTGGTCCTCGGCGAGGTGGGGATCGACATGCTCGCGGGCCCCTCGGAGGTGCTCGTGCTCGCCGACGAGTCCGCCGTGCCCGCGTTCGTGGCGATCGACCTGATGGCACAGGCCGAGCACGACCCGCGCGCCGCGAGCTACCTCGTCACCACCGACCCCTCGCTGCCCGACGAGGTCGAGGCGGCGCTGGCGGAGCTGCTCGAGCAGGCGCCGCGGGGCGACGTCATCCGGCGCTCGCTGGTCGACAACGGGCTCGTCGTGGTCTGCCCGGATCTGGAGACCGCCGTCGAGACCGCCGACGTCATCGCCCCCGAGCACCTCGAGCTGCAGGTCGTGGAGCCCCTGGAGCTGCTCGGCTCGATCCGCAACGCGGGTGCGATCTTCCTCGGCCCTTGGACGCCCGAGAGCGTCGGGGACTACGTGGCAGGGCCCAACCACGTCCTGCCCACCGGCGGCACGGCCCGCTTCTCCAGCCCGCTGTCGGTCGACGACTTCGTCAAGAGGTCATCCGTGATCTCGTACTCGCTGGAGGCCCTGGAGATCGACGGACCCGTCGTGCTCACGATCGCCGAGGCCGAAG from Coriobacteriia bacterium includes the following:
- the hisD gene encoding histidinol dehydrogenase — translated: MRRIELARGERVDERRLGRSGGIDAEVLNVASRIVEDVRARGDAALREYTATFDKAELTGLRVPDEEIEAALAFVGDEFVGAIGAAAVAIEDFHRRQVPQSWFTTDGGVFLGQKVTPIERVGIYVPGGRACYPSSVLMNALPAVVAGVDEIVMVVPPDADGSVNPFTLAAAVEAGVDEIYRVGGAQAVAALAFGTESIRRVDKIVGPGNAYVTAAKKLVLGEVGIDMLAGPSEVLVLADESAVPAFVAIDLMAQAEHDPRAASYLVTTDPSLPDEVEAALAELLEQAPRGDVIRRSLVDNGLVVVCPDLETAVETADVIAPEHLELQVVEPLELLGSIRNAGAIFLGPWTPESVGDYVAGPNHVLPTGGTARFSSPLSVDDFVKRSSVISYSLEALEIDGPVVLTIAEAEGLDAHAAAVALRLQATLDVEER